From the Cetobacterium ceti genome, one window contains:
- the ruvB gene encoding Holliday junction branch migration DNA helicase RuvB has translation MERVVATEEYENEIDVQKNLRPKRLREYIGQESLKEKMEIFIEAAKRRGSCIDHVLLYGPPGLGKTTLAGVIANEMGVNLKITSGPILDKAGDLAAILTSLEENDILFIDEIHRLNTSVEEILYPAMEDGELDIIIGKGPSARSIRIELPPFTLIGATTRAGLLSSPLRDRFGVVHRMDYYKEDELEDIVKRGGHILGVEVEESGAREIALRSRGTPRIANRLLKRVRDYSEIKGNGIISGEIAIRALNILGVDSSGLDDLDRDILTSIIENYGGGPVGVETLSLMLGEDRRTIEEVYEPYLVKIGYIKRTSRGRMVTEKAYEHFKCKE, from the coding sequence ATGGAAAGGGTTGTTGCAACTGAAGAGTATGAAAATGAAATAGATGTTCAAAAAAATTTAAGACCTAAAAGACTTAGGGAATATATAGGTCAAGAATCTCTAAAGGAGAAAATGGAAATATTTATAGAGGCTGCCAAAAGAAGAGGTAGCTGTATAGACCATGTACTTCTTTATGGACCACCAGGACTTGGTAAAACTACCTTAGCAGGGGTTATAGCCAATGAAATGGGAGTAAATTTAAAAATTACTTCTGGGCCTATATTGGATAAGGCAGGAGATTTAGCAGCTATTCTTACATCTTTAGAGGAAAATGATATTTTATTTATAGATGAGATTCATAGATTAAATACCTCTGTAGAGGAGATACTTTACCCTGCCATGGAAGATGGGGAACTAGATATAATAATAGGAAAAGGTCCTTCGGCTAGGTCTATAAGAATAGAGCTACCTCCCTTTACTCTAATAGGTGCTACTACAAGAGCTGGACTTTTAAGTTCTCCCTTAAGGGATAGATTTGGAGTAGTTCACAGAATGGATTACTATAAAGAGGATGAACTTGAGGATATAGTAAAAAGAGGAGGACATATTTTAGGAGTTGAAGTTGAAGAGAGTGGAGCTAGGGAAATAGCCCTACGTAGTAGAGGAACTCCGAGAATAGCTAACAGACTTTTAAAAAGGGTTAGAGATTATAGTGAAATAAAGGGTAATGGAATTATATCGGGAGAGATTGCCATAAGGGCTTTAAATATACTAGGTGTAGATTCTAGTGGTTTAGATGATTTGGATAGGGATATATTGACCTCTATTATAGAAAATTATGGTGGAGGACCTGTTGGGGTTGAGACCCTATCTCTTATGTTAGGTGAAGATAGAAGAACTATAGAGGAAGTATATGAGCCTTACTTGGTAAAAATAGGATATATAAAAAGAACAAGTAGAGGTAGAATGGTTACAGAAAAAGCCTATGAACATTTTAAATGTAAGGAGTAA
- a CDS encoding DUF445 domain-containing protein: MLLQGILIVIIGALIGWITNYIAIKMLFRPYKEINFGLFKIQGLIPKRRHEIAMTIAETVQKELISMDDIIGKLKTSEMGTELENMIDEILSRKLKSEITSKFPMLAMFLNDSMVDKIKDAIKNTILENKDEILEKIFASIEKKVDFKEIIVERVDNFSLEQLEEITFSLAKKELKHIEVIGAVLGGLIGLVQFGITFIL, translated from the coding sequence ATGTTATTACAAGGGATTTTAATTGTGATTATAGGGGCATTAATAGGATGGATTACAAACTATATTGCCATTAAAATGTTATTTAGACCATATAAGGAAATAAATTTTGGATTATTTAAAATACAGGGACTTATACCTAAAAGAAGGCATGAAATTGCCATGACCATAGCTGAAACAGTTCAAAAAGAATTAATATCTATGGATGATATTATTGGAAAATTAAAAACTTCTGAAATGGGTACAGAGTTAGAAAATATGATAGATGAAATTTTAAGTAGAAAGTTAAAGTCAGAAATAACTTCAAAATTTCCAATGTTAGCTATGTTTTTAAATGATTCTATGGTTGATAAAATAAAAGATGCCATAAAAAATACAATACTTGAAAATAAAGATGAAATATTAGAAAAGATATTTGCATCTATAGAGAAAAAAGTGGATTTTAAAGAGATTATAGTGGAAAGAGTGGACAATTTTTCCCTAGAACAGTTGGAGGAGATAACTTTTTCTCTGGCAAAAAAAGAATTAAAACATATAGAGGTTATAGGGGCAGTGCTAGGAGGACTAATAGGTTTAGTACAGTTTGGAATTACCTTTATACTTTAA
- a CDS encoding 30S ribosomal protein S1, producing MSNFDYQNDDFEALLNEYMPVNEELKPRKKVTGTIASMDRTFAYLEAGEPMTVRVKSDELRNYNEGDTVEVFIVGEDMDEEILIGSRKRVEAEEGFEKLKTALENKTIVTGKITKKINGGYIVEVYHQDGFLPNSLSEIPLKEGENFVGTEVEVLVKEIKDKKKILFSRRDVVNMREMAELETLKLGDVVEAVVTEILDFGLVTKIGNLKGFVHISEVSWKKTENLKSMFKVGEVIKGEIIEIDPKRRNIKLSMKALVRNPWDIASETFAIGDEIPGKVTKLVQYGAFIELLDGVEGLIHISDFAWNKKKVNMNEYVKVGDEVTVKITEFEPNERKLKLGIKQLSKNPWDDANDRYSIGTVLTGKVVETKPFGIFVKVEEGVDVFIHNSDFAWTGNKKYKIGDEVEFKVIELNLDEQKLKGSIKDLTRSPWELAAEKYSVGDVVTKEIKNIQDFGLFIKLEPGVDGFIPSQMASREIIKNLQDKFTPGDMIEAEIIEIDSKKERIKLSAKKLQFDKEKQEQAELLAKYGVSSSEK from the coding sequence ATGTCTAACTTTGATTACCAAAATGATGATTTTGAAGCTCTATTAAACGAGTATATGCCAGTTAATGAGGAGCTTAAACCGAGAAAAAAAGTAACAGGGACTATTGCTTCAATGGATAGAACTTTTGCTTATTTAGAGGCTGGAGAACCTATGACAGTTAGAGTTAAATCTGATGAATTAAGAAACTACAATGAAGGAGATACTGTAGAGGTATTTATTGTAGGTGAAGATATGGATGAGGAGATTTTAATCGGTTCAAGAAAAAGAGTAGAAGCTGAAGAGGGATTTGAAAAATTAAAAACTGCTTTAGAAAATAAAACAATAGTAACAGGAAAAATCACTAAGAAAATAAATGGTGGATATATAGTAGAGGTATATCACCAAGATGGTTTCTTACCTAACTCACTATCAGAAATTCCTTTAAAAGAGGGAGAAAACTTTGTAGGAACAGAGGTAGAAGTTTTAGTTAAAGAGATAAAAGATAAGAAAAAAATACTATTCTCTAGAAGAGATGTTGTAAATATGAGAGAGATGGCTGAATTAGAAACTCTTAAATTAGGAGATGTAGTTGAAGCTGTTGTAACTGAAATTTTAGATTTTGGTCTAGTTACTAAAATTGGAAACCTTAAGGGATTTGTACATATTTCAGAAGTTTCTTGGAAAAAAACAGAAAACTTAAAATCTATGTTTAAAGTAGGAGAAGTTATTAAGGGAGAGATTATTGAAATTGATCCTAAAAGAAGAAATATTAAGCTTTCTATGAAGGCTTTAGTAAGAAATCCTTGGGATATTGCAAGTGAAACATTTGCAATTGGAGATGAAATTCCAGGAAAAGTAACAAAATTAGTGCAATACGGAGCATTTATTGAGTTATTAGATGGTGTAGAGGGATTAATACATATTTCAGACTTTGCATGGAATAAAAAGAAAGTAAATATGAATGAATACGTTAAGGTTGGAGATGAAGTAACAGTTAAAATTACTGAGTTTGAACCTAATGAAAGAAAATTAAAATTAGGAATTAAACAGTTATCTAAAAATCCATGGGATGATGCCAATGACAGATATTCTATAGGAACAGTTTTAACTGGAAAAGTTGTAGAAACTAAACCATTTGGTATTTTTGTAAAAGTAGAAGAGGGAGTAGATGTATTTATTCATAACTCTGATTTCGCTTGGACAGGAAATAAAAAATACAAAATAGGGGATGAAGTTGAATTTAAAGTTATTGAACTTAACTTAGATGAGCAAAAGTTAAAGGGAAGTATTAAAGATTTAACTAGAAGTCCTTGGGAACTTGCAGCTGAAAAATATTCAGTTGGAGATGTAGTTACAAAAGAGATAAAAAATATTCAAGATTTTGGATTATTTATTAAATTAGAACCAGGTGTAGATGGATTTATCCCTAGTCAAATGGCTTCTAGAGAAATAATCAAAAACTTACAAGATAAATTTACTCCAGGAGATATGATTGAAGCTGAAATAATTGAAATTGATTCTAAAAAAGAAAGAATTAAATTATCTGCTAAGAAATTACAATTTGACAAGGAAAAACAGGAACAAGCTGAACTTCTTGCAAAATATGGAGTATCATCTAGCGAAAAGTAA
- the ispH gene encoding 4-hydroxy-3-methylbut-2-enyl diphosphate reductase has translation MEIKRAKKMGFCFGVRGAIRTCHRVSESESGKKYILGMVVHNKNVVKSMEDLGFNMVTEEELLTGKDSLEKGDIVVVRAHGTTNKIYDILKSREVIIYDAACVFVTKIRDILLEEEKKGNGIIFIGDKEHPEVKGIISFGDHVLIFKDLEELEESSQIDKNKKYSLLTQTTYNKDKFQEIKKYLEKNYPNIEIFDRICGATYERQKAAEELAKEVNLVIIVGDKNSSNSKKLFEISKKHNNRSYLIQDESELDLSWIKSDDVVGITAGASTPEDIIINIENKIRGNF, from the coding sequence ATGGAAATAAAAAGAGCGAAGAAAATGGGTTTTTGCTTTGGAGTTAGAGGGGCTATAAGAACATGTCATAGGGTCTCTGAAAGTGAAAGTGGGAAAAAGTATATTTTAGGAATGGTTGTTCACAATAAAAATGTTGTTAAATCTATGGAAGATCTTGGGTTTAATATGGTCACAGAGGAGGAACTTTTAACAGGGAAAGATTCTCTAGAAAAGGGTGATATAGTAGTAGTTCGTGCCCATGGAACAACAAATAAAATCTATGATATTTTAAAGTCTAGAGAGGTTATCATATATGATGCAGCCTGTGTTTTTGTAACTAAAATAAGAGACATTTTACTTGAAGAGGAAAAAAAGGGAAATGGAATAATTTTTATTGGGGACAAGGAACATCCAGAGGTAAAGGGTATAATATCTTTTGGAGACCATGTGCTAATTTTTAAAGATTTAGAGGAATTAGAGGAAAGTTCTCAAATAGATAAAAATAAAAAATATTCTCTTTTAACTCAGACAACTTACAATAAGGATAAATTTCAAGAGATAAAAAAATATTTAGAAAAAAATTATCCTAATATTGAAATTTTTGATAGAATATGTGGGGCGACTTATGAAAGGCAAAAGGCCGCAGAGGAACTTGCAAAGGAAGTTAACCTAGTTATAATAGTTGGAGATAAAAATAGTTCAAATAGTAAAAAACTATTTGAAATATCAAAGAAACACAATAATAGAAGTTATTTAATTCAAGATGAAAGTGAACTAGATTTATCTTGGATAAAAAGTGATGATGTGGTTGGAATTACAGCTGGAGCATCAACACCTGAAGATATAATAATAAATATTGAAAATAAGATAAGGGGGAACTTTTAA
- a CDS encoding HPr family phosphocarrier protein, producing the protein MKKIEVEIKNKAGLHARPSSLFVETASKYDSDLNVICDDEEVNGKSIMGLMLLAAEQGRTLILEGDGHDEEAMLEDLRNLIEVKKFNEE; encoded by the coding sequence ATGAAAAAGATTGAGGTTGAGATAAAAAATAAAGCGGGGTTACATGCAAGACCCTCATCATTATTTGTAGAAACTGCATCTAAATATGACTCAGATTTAAATGTGATTTGTGATGATGAGGAAGTAAATGGAAAGAGTATAATGGGTCTTATGCTTTTAGCCGCTGAACAGGGAAGAACTCTAATATTAGAGGGAGATGGTCACGATGAGGAGGCTATGTTAGAGGATTTAAGAAATCTAATAGAAGTAAAAAAATTTAACGAGGAGTAG
- the ptsP gene encoding phosphoenolpyruvate--protein phosphotransferase — protein sequence METVEGKGIYQGIVIGKPYIENKKNVEIKCYDIGENSLDGEIERLRDAIEASKLEIKHLKESLKGRIKKEELQILVVHKMLLEDPQFMSDIKKGIKKEKKNVEYIVRKVADKYIAMFESLYDPIYKQRALDIKDISERIIYNLVFMSTTYRELDGKILIAKEIFPSELLKIYYSGIKLAGIILEYAGETSHIAILARAMEIPTLMGGKNIFSVNWGERIILDTVAKVPKVITDPDEKTLLEYEKRKREFEEKKLEIEKTIDLPSVTLDGEKINLYINIGGRLDITEINRKKPEGIGLLRTELIYMENDEFPSQDKQTKIYGNISEEFGLEKPMVIRTLDIGADKSLPYYTMEPEENPSLGCRGLRFTLSNREIFKTQIKAILRAAYGKNIKMMHPMVSNIRELQEAKKVVEECKLELSIEGVPFKEDIETGIMIEVPSVVLIADTFAKEVDFFSIGTNDLTQYVLATDRFAESVHDIYNSLNPAVLKAIRMVAEAGEKYNKKVSVCGEMAGEEVSALALIAMGIKYLSMIPSSVPKLRSLIRKVNYKELEKLREPILQCRSAKEVREILEEYLNNL from the coding sequence ATGGAAACAGTGGAAGGGAAAGGGATATATCAGGGAATTGTCATAGGCAAACCCTATATAGAAAATAAAAAAAATGTAGAGATTAAGTGTTATGATATTGGAGAAAATTCTTTAGATGGAGAGATAGAAAGGTTAAGAGATGCCATAGAAGCCTCAAAACTAGAGATAAAGCACTTAAAGGAAAGTTTAAAGGGTAGAATAAAAAAAGAGGAACTACAGATTTTAGTGGTTCATAAGATGCTTTTAGAGGATCCTCAATTTATGTCAGACATAAAAAAGGGGATAAAAAAAGAGAAGAAAAATGTAGAGTATATAGTTCGTAAGGTAGCAGATAAATATATTGCTATGTTTGAAAGTCTATATGACCCTATATATAAACAAAGAGCCTTAGATATTAAGGATATAAGTGAAAGAATAATTTATAACTTGGTATTTATGAGCACAACCTATAGGGAGTTAGATGGTAAAATTTTAATAGCCAAGGAAATATTTCCCTCTGAATTATTAAAAATTTATTACAGTGGAATTAAATTAGCTGGAATTATTTTAGAATATGCAGGGGAAACTTCTCACATTGCAATACTTGCAAGGGCTATGGAAATACCAACTCTTATGGGAGGAAAAAATATATTCTCTGTCAATTGGGGAGAGAGGATAATCTTAGATACTGTGGCAAAGGTTCCTAAGGTAATAACAGATCCAGATGAGAAAACTCTTTTAGAGTATGAAAAAAGAAAAAGAGAGTTTGAAGAGAAAAAATTAGAAATAGAAAAAACAATAGATTTGCCAAGTGTAACTTTAGATGGAGAAAAAATAAATTTATATATAAATATTGGTGGAAGGTTAGATATAACAGAAATCAATAGAAAAAAACCTGAGGGGATAGGTCTTTTAAGAACAGAGCTTATATACATGGAAAATGATGAATTTCCATCTCAGGATAAACAAACAAAAATCTATGGGAATATATCTGAGGAGTTTGGATTGGAAAAACCCATGGTTATAAGAACATTGGATATAGGGGCAGATAAAAGTTTGCCTTATTACACAATGGAACCTGAAGAAAACCCATCTCTAGGATGTAGAGGTCTTAGGTTTACCCTAAGTAATAGGGAGATATTTAAAACTCAAATAAAGGCCATACTCCGTGCGGCATATGGGAAAAATATAAAAATGATGCACCCTATGGTAAGTAATATAAGAGAGCTTCAAGAGGCAAAAAAAGTAGTTGAAGAGTGTAAATTAGAGCTATCTATAGAGGGTGTTCCCTTTAAAGAAGATATTGAAACTGGAATTATGATAGAGGTTCCCTCTGTGGTACTTATAGCAGATACCTTTGCAAAGGAAGTTGATTTCTTTTCCATAGGAACCAATGATTTAACTCAATATGTTTTAGCTACAGATAGATTTGCTGAATCTGTCCATGATATATATAATTCACTAAATCCTGCTGTATTAAAGGCTATTAGAATGGTAGCTGAAGCTGGAGAAAAATACAATAAAAAAGTTTCTGTATGTGGAGAAATGGCAGGGGAAGAGGTTTCAGCCCTAGCCCTTATAGCCATGGGAATAAAATATTTAAGTATGATTCCATCCTCTGTACCAAAACTTAGAAGTTTAATAAGAAAAGTAAATTACAAGGAACTTGAAAAATTAAGAGAACCAATACTTCAGTGTAGAAGTGCAAAGGAAGTAAGGGAAATTTTAGAAGAATATCTAAATAATTTATAA
- a CDS encoding ATPase, with translation MFRDIVSNEEAKSFLQRELSYNRKSGTYLFYGEDRELQMRFALALAKGLNCENMENDFCGTCETCKRIDHLTHGDLDIIEDPNGVKIDQVRKMIYEASTTSYEGGKKVFIIKDIDKMKKEASNGLLKIIEEPKDGTFFIMLSNSLNLLGTIKSRSIILPINKQKPEDLNINEEEYKFFLGRAIEIEKYLEISNEKYLKEPLSYETIGENIKKYISTGEFKYKINVYKAIRDFVKNRKYIDKIDRMFFCDEILRGGGDRNFIKEIIAYSIELLKCPEKMEDFLILKGLQRYPINIKNLLITFFVKD, from the coding sequence ATGTTTAGAGATATTGTTTCTAATGAGGAAGCTAAGAGCTTTTTACAAAGGGAATTATCTTATAATAGAAAATCAGGAACATATTTATTCTATGGGGAGGACAGGGAACTTCAAATGAGGTTTGCCCTTGCCCTTGCCAAGGGATTGAACTGTGAAAATATGGAAAATGATTTTTGTGGAACCTGTGAAACGTGTAAAAGGATAGATCATTTAACCCATGGAGATCTAGATATAATAGAGGATCCCAATGGAGTTAAAATAGATCAGGTTAGAAAAATGATATATGAGGCCTCTACCACATCCTATGAGGGTGGGAAAAAGGTATTTATCATAAAAGATATAGATAAAATGAAAAAAGAAGCTAGTAATGGGCTTTTAAAGATTATAGAGGAACCTAAGGATGGGACATTTTTTATAATGCTCAGTAATTCTTTAAATCTATTGGGAACTATAAAATCAAGAAGTATAATTTTACCTATAAACAAACAAAAACCTGAGGATTTAAATATAAATGAAGAGGAGTATAAATTTTTTCTAGGAAGAGCCATTGAAATAGAAAAGTATTTAGAAATCTCCAATGAAAAATATTTAAAAGAACCTCTTTCCTATGAAACCATAGGGGAAAATATCAAAAAATATATTTCCACAGGGGAATTTAAATATAAGATAAATGTATATAAGGCCATAAGAGATTTTGTTAAAAATAGAAAATATATAGATAAAATAGATAGAATGTTTTTCTGTGATGAAATTTTAAGAGGAGGGGGAGACAGAAACTTTATAAAAGAGATAATAGCCTACTCCATAGAACTTTTAAAGTGTCCAGAAAAAATGGAGGACTTTTTAATTTTAAAAGGCCTTCAAAGATATCCTATTAATATAAAAAATCTCCTTATAACATTCTTTGTAAAGGATTAA
- the mreB gene encoding rod shape-determining protein, which yields MKFLGINIKIPGLRKSIGIDLGTANTLVYSKGRIVLNEPSVVAVERESRKVLAVGNEAKEMLGKTPDTIVAVKPLSEGVIADYDITEAMIKYFIKKVFGNFSITMPEVMICVPIDVTGVEKRAVLEAALSAGAKKAYLIEEARAAALGSGIDISAPEGNMIVDIGGGSTDVAVISLGGTVVSKTIRTAGNNFDMDIIKYVKKAHNLLIGDRTAEEIKIKIGTATPLEEEEIMVIKGRDLITGLPKSITVSSEEIRDSIMDSLMEIVTCVKDVLEKTPPELAADIVDKGIVMAGGGSLIRNFPDLLAKHTSLHVKLAENPLESVVRGAGMALDQISILRKIDKAER from the coding sequence ATGAAGTTTTTAGGGATAAATATAAAAATACCAGGACTAAGAAAAAGTATAGGAATAGATTTAGGAACTGCAAACACATTGGTTTACAGTAAGGGGAGAATTGTCTTAAATGAACCTTCAGTGGTTGCTGTGGAAAGAGAGAGCAGAAAGGTCTTAGCTGTTGGAAATGAAGCTAAGGAAATGCTTGGAAAAACTCCAGACACAATAGTTGCAGTGAAGCCTTTAAGTGAAGGGGTTATAGCTGACTATGATATTACAGAGGCTATGATAAAATACTTTATAAAAAAAGTTTTTGGAAACTTTTCAATTACAATGCCAGAGGTAATGATATGTGTTCCCATTGATGTTACAGGGGTTGAAAAAAGAGCCGTATTAGAAGCTGCTTTATCTGCGGGGGCTAAAAAGGCATATTTAATTGAAGAGGCAAGAGCAGCAGCTCTAGGTTCTGGAATAGATATTTCAGCTCCAGAGGGAAATATGATAGTTGATATTGGAGGAGGTTCTACAGACGTAGCAGTAATCTCCCTAGGTGGAACTGTTGTAAGTAAAACAATAAGAACAGCTGGAAATAATTTTGATATGGATATTATTAAATATGTTAAAAAGGCTCATAACCTTTTAATCGGAGATAGAACAGCTGAGGAAATAAAAATAAAAATAGGAACTGCAACACCTTTAGAGGAAGAGGAAATTATGGTTATAAAGGGAAGAGACTTAATCACAGGGCTTCCTAAATCTATAACTGTTTCATCTGAAGAGATAAGAGATTCAATAATGGATTCTTTAATGGAAATAGTAACTTGTGTTAAGGATGTATTGGAAAAAACTCCACCTGAGTTAGCAGCTGATATTGTAGACAAGGGAATAGTTATGGCAGGGGGAGGTTCTTTAATTAGAAATTTCCCAGACCTACTTGCAAAACATACATCACTTCATGTTAAATTAGCAGAAAATCCACTTGAATCTGTTGTTAGAGGAGCTGGAATGGCTCTAGATCAAATTTCTATTTTAAGAAAGATAGATAAGGCGGAAAGATAA
- a CDS encoding Mini-ribonuclease 3 — MVNLNLKEASGLVLAYLGDGVWELLMRTYFIEKGYNIQNLNKKVKSHVNAKSQSKVLKRIMGNLDEKYAGIVNRAKNSNIKTFPKSCTIMEYREATAFEALIGAMYTDGKIDEIKEIVRETVEGEV; from the coding sequence ATGGTCAATTTAAATTTAAAGGAGGCAAGTGGATTAGTTCTTGCCTATTTAGGAGATGGTGTTTGGGAGCTTCTAATGAGAACTTACTTTATAGAAAAGGGGTACAATATCCAAAATCTAAATAAGAAAGTAAAAAGCCATGTAAATGCTAAAAGTCAAAGTAAAGTTTTAAAAAGAATTATGGGGAACTTAGATGAAAAATATGCTGGGATAGTTAATAGAGCTAAAAATAGCAATATTAAAACCTTCCCAAAATCTTGTACTATAATGGAGTACAGAGAGGCTACAGCCTTTGAGGCTTTAATCGGAGCAATGTATACTGATGGGAAAATTGATGAAATTAAAGAGATAGTAAGAGAAACTGTAGAGGGAGAAGTGTAG
- the cysS gene encoding cysteine--tRNA ligase: MIKIYNTLTGKLEEFKPLKEGEVSMYVCGPTVYNYIHVGNARPAIFFDTVRRYFEFRGYKVKYVQNFTDVDDKMIKRANEEGITLKEVADKYINGYFEDTSKVNLKEEGMIRPKATENIGEMIKIIKKLINDGYAYESQGDVYFNVEKYKNEYGVLSKQSIEDLQSGARIDISEIKKSPLDFALWKSAKPGEPSWKSPWGEGRPGWHIECSAMSNKYLGPTFDIHGGGQDLIFPHHENEIAQSKCGTGGEFARYWIHNGYINIKGEKMSKSKGNFFLLRDILKDFDGNVIRFFILSSHYRKPIDFSDVELNQSKAGLERIENALSRAKEKIVSGPKDNGSSLEELKEIYNQSKEKFVTSMDDDFNTAQGIGSIFELVKEVNRSADLDVNKDGIDLLKEIVEYIVNVMENVLGVKLKIENQVGNMTGELIEFILDLRRDARDNKDWALSDKIRDRLLEMGIKIKDGKDKTTWSI; this comes from the coding sequence ATGATAAAAATATACAATACCCTAACAGGGAAATTAGAAGAGTTCAAACCTCTTAAAGAGGGAGAAGTGTCTATGTATGTTTGTGGACCTACAGTATATAACTATATCCACGTAGGAAATGCAAGACCAGCAATATTCTTTGATACTGTGAGAAGATACTTTGAATTTAGAGGGTATAAAGTAAAGTATGTTCAAAACTTTACAGATGTTGATGATAAAATGATAAAAAGAGCCAATGAAGAGGGAATAACTTTAAAGGAAGTGGCAGATAAATATATAAATGGATACTTTGAGGATACTAGTAAGGTAAACTTAAAGGAAGAGGGAATGATAAGACCTAAGGCCACTGAAAATATTGGTGAAATGATAAAAATAATAAAAAAATTAATAAATGATGGATATGCCTATGAATCTCAAGGGGATGTATACTTCAATGTTGAAAAGTATAAAAATGAGTATGGAGTACTTTCAAAACAAAGTATAGAGGATCTTCAAAGTGGAGCAAGAATTGATATATCTGAAATTAAAAAGTCTCCACTGGATTTTGCCCTATGGAAATCAGCTAAACCTGGAGAGCCAAGTTGGAAATCACCTTGGGGAGAGGGAAGACCAGGGTGGCATATAGAGTGTTCTGCAATGTCTAATAAATATTTAGGACCAACTTTTGATATTCACGGTGGAGGACAGGATTTAATATTCCCACACCATGAAAATGAGATTGCCCAATCTAAATGTGGAACTGGTGGAGAGTTTGCTAGATACTGGATTCATAATGGTTATATAAATATAAAGGGTGAAAAAATGTCTAAATCTAAGGGGAACTTCTTCCTACTTAGGGATATTTTAAAGGACTTTGATGGAAATGTTATAAGATTCTTTATTTTAAGTTCTCACTATAGAAAGCCTATTGATTTTTCAGATGTAGAATTAAATCAAAGTAAAGCTGGATTAGAAAGAATTGAAAATGCCCTTTCAAGAGCAAAGGAAAAAATAGTTTCAGGACCTAAGGACAATGGAAGTTCTTTAGAGGAATTAAAAGAGATATATAATCAAAGTAAGGAAAAATTTGTAACTTCTATGGATGATGATTTTAATACAGCTCAAGGAATAGGTTCTATATTTGAACTTGTTAAGGAAGTTAATAGAAGTGCTGATTTAGATGTAAATAAAGATGGAATTGACCTTTTAAAAGAGATAGTTGAATACATTGTAAATGTAATGGAAAATGTTTTAGGAGTGAAATTAAAAATAGAAAACCAAGTTGGAAATATGACTGGGGAACTAATTGAGTTTATATTAGACTTAAGAAGAGATGCAAGGGATAATAAGGACTGGGCTCTTTCTGATAAAATAAGAGATCGTTTACTTGAAATGGGTATAAAGATAAAGGATGGAAAGGATAAAACTACATGGTCAATTTAA
- a CDS encoding nitrilase-related carbon-nitrogen hydrolase gives MKLVLAQTKPYLGAVEKNLQKMVEVIKEAKRDGGEVILFPELSLTGYLLEEMVYDVAIREVPKELLELSKDISIIFGAVELGEDYHTYNTAYYLEDGEIKGKHRKVYLPTYGMFYEGRYFKSGNTIGAFNTKFGRVGMLVCEDAWHQSSSYILGEDGANYIFILTCSPTRGVGRDLEIGDTWYSLLKSSAICNTAYVAMCNRVGVEDGVNFWGGSAVFSPKGSKIAKMEFFQEGLEIVDLKEEEIRRARFISPIKKDEKIDLVLKELNRIKNSNI, from the coding sequence ATGAAGTTAGTTTTAGCTCAAACAAAACCATACTTAGGAGCAGTTGAAAAAAATTTACAGAAAATGGTTGAAGTGATTAAAGAGGCTAAGAGAGATGGAGGAGAGGTTATATTATTTCCAGAACTTTCATTGACAGGTTATTTATTAGAGGAAATGGTATATGATGTAGCCATTAGAGAGGTTCCAAAGGAATTACTAGAACTTAGTAAGGATATAAGTATTATATTTGGAGCTGTGGAGCTAGGAGAGGATTACCATACCTATAATACTGCGTACTATTTAGAAGATGGAGAGATTAAGGGTAAACATAGAAAAGTTTATCTACCTACCTATGGAATGTTTTATGAAGGAAGATATTTCAAAAGTGGAAATACCATAGGAGCTTTTAACACAAAATTTGGAAGGGTTGGAATGTTAGTTTGTGAAGATGCATGGCATCAAAGTTCTTCTTATATTTTAGGAGAGGATGGAGCAAATTACATATTTATTCTAACTTGTAGTCCTACTAGAGGAGTGGGAAGGGATTTAGAAATAGGAGATACTTGGTATTCACTTCTTAAATCTAGTGCTATTTGCAATACTGCCTATGTGGCAATGTGTAATAGAGTTGGAGTAGAAGATGGAGTTAATTTCTGGGGAGGAAGTGCAGTGTTTTCTCCTAAGGGTTCTAAAATAGCTAAAATGGAGTTTTTCCAAGAGGGGCTAGAAATAGTTGATTTAAAGGAAGAGGAAATTAGAAGAGCTAGATTTATATCACCTATTAAAAAGGATGAGAAAATAGATTTAGTTTTAAAAGAGCTAAATAGAATCAAAAATAGTAATATATAG